A genome region from Streptomyces sp. S4.7 includes the following:
- a CDS encoding Rrf2 family transcriptional regulator has protein sequence MKLTGGVEWALHCCVVLTTAPDPVPAARLAELHDVSASYLAKQLQALSRAGLVSSSQGNAGGYSLTRAPELITVLDVVEAVDGSKPAFVCTEIRQRGPLATPPEACTRPCAISRAMAGADAAWRAALETISVADLARSVDEDYGPTALAGIRTWLSGP, from the coding sequence ATGAAGTTGACGGGCGGCGTCGAGTGGGCGCTGCACTGCTGCGTGGTGCTGACCACGGCGCCCGATCCGGTGCCCGCGGCCCGGCTCGCCGAGCTGCACGACGTCTCCGCCAGCTATCTGGCCAAGCAGTTGCAGGCGCTCTCGCGGGCCGGTCTCGTCAGCTCCAGCCAGGGCAACGCCGGGGGATACTCCCTGACCAGGGCCCCCGAACTGATCACCGTTCTCGATGTCGTCGAGGCCGTCGACGGCTCGAAGCCCGCGTTCGTCTGCACCGAGATCCGGCAGCGCGGTCCGCTGGCGACACCTCCGGAGGCATGCACCCGGCCCTGCGCGATCTCCCGGGCGATGGCCGGGGCGGACGCCGCCTGGCGTGCGGCACTTGAGACGATATCCGTCGCGGACCTCGCCCGGAGTGTGGACGAGGACTACGGCCCCACCGCGCTCGCGGGCATCCGCACCTGGCTCTCCGGCCCCTGA
- a CDS encoding aminoglycoside phosphotransferase family protein has protein sequence MAPTPPDGRAGIDAALVKRLIAAQFPQWSALPVTPVEVDGWDNRTYRLGESMTARLPTAAGYVPAVAKENRWLPLLAPQLSVAVPPVLGLGVPGEGYPFPWSVRGWLPGATARPERIGDMTAFAVEVAGFLLALQRCDATGGPAAGEHSFYRGTPPTHYDEETRRFLASLKGRVDTDRAAAVWEAALATEWRGEPVWFHGDIASGNLLVADGKLTAVIDFGTSGVGDPACDLVIAWGMFHGESREAFRRTVGQDDGTWARARGWALWKALLVLSQNIDTDGEPAEVNRHVIAEVLADHDEFA, from the coding sequence ATGGCCCCAACTCCCCCCGACGGCCGCGCCGGTATCGACGCGGCCCTGGTGAAACGTCTGATCGCCGCGCAGTTCCCGCAGTGGAGCGCCCTGCCCGTCACCCCGGTGGAGGTCGACGGATGGGACAACCGGACGTACCGGCTCGGTGAGAGCATGACCGCCCGCCTGCCCACCGCCGCCGGTTACGTCCCCGCCGTCGCCAAGGAGAACCGGTGGCTGCCCCTGCTGGCACCCCAACTGTCCGTCGCCGTACCGCCGGTGCTCGGCCTGGGGGTCCCCGGCGAGGGATACCCCTTCCCGTGGTCGGTGCGTGGCTGGCTGCCGGGTGCGACGGCGCGGCCCGAGCGGATCGGGGACATGACGGCGTTCGCCGTCGAGGTGGCCGGGTTCCTGCTCGCCCTCCAGCGCTGCGACGCCACCGGCGGCCCGGCCGCGGGGGAGCACAGCTTCTACCGGGGAACGCCGCCCACGCACTACGACGAAGAGACGCGGCGCTTCCTCGCCTCTCTCAAGGGCCGGGTGGACACCGACCGGGCCGCCGCCGTGTGGGAGGCCGCGCTCGCCACCGAGTGGCGCGGGGAGCCGGTGTGGTTCCACGGCGACATCGCCTCCGGCAATCTGCTGGTCGCGGACGGGAAGCTGACGGCCGTCATCGACTTCGGTACGTCGGGGGTCGGGGACCCGGCCTGCGATCTGGTGATCGCGTGGGGGATGTTCCACGGCGAGAGCCGGGAGGCGTTCCGGCGGACGGTCGGTCAGGACGACGGCACCTGGGCGCGCGCCCGAGGATGGGCGCTGTGGAAGGCGCTGCTGGTCCTGTCCCAGAACATCGACACGGACGGGGAACCGGCCGAGGTCAACAGGCATGTGATCGCCGAAGTCCTGGCGGACCACGACGAGTTCGCCTGA
- a CDS encoding dipeptide/oligopeptide/nickel ABC transporter permease/ATP-binding protein, producing MWASYRGGWRESAAMRVADVILSFPSLLLAVVVLYVFAPSATNIVLILALARIPVYLRTARAEGAELRSRLFVDAARTFGAGTWPTIYRHILPIAMPTLLTVATLDFCFVMLTESSLSFLGIGIQPPDISWGLMVAQGRQYLQTAWWIAVLPGLAIVLTTVSATVLAAWVRLATDPAQRWRLTLPRKKREQSAASDSAERPAPPVSAAGTAKTPETPGTPGTPETSGAARPEAPVAGDGGSRRALEVERLSVDLRTPSGTVRALDSVGFTLDKGRTLALLGESGCGKSMTAQSIAGLLEPVADVVGGAIRVGGTDVLRLSATARKRLAGPVLSIVFQDALTAMNPVQSAGKQLGEPFRIHRGLSRRQAREKAIELMETVGIPEPRARARSYPHQFSGGMRQRLLIAMAVALGPDVLIADEPTTALDVTVQAQIMQLLRELQAERDMAVLLITHDLAVVSERADDVAIMYAGNVVETGPVRAVFANPRHPYTKGLLDSVPEHAERGGPLPAVPGSPPELSAVPPGCVFQARCPLARERCAEERPRLVTDDGAGRAVACHFSEELTRV from the coding sequence ATGTGGGCGAGCTACCGCGGCGGTTGGCGGGAGAGCGCGGCGATGCGGGTCGCCGACGTGATCCTCAGCTTCCCCTCCCTGCTGCTCGCCGTCGTCGTGCTCTACGTCTTCGCGCCCAGCGCCACGAACATCGTGCTGATCCTCGCCCTCGCCCGGATCCCGGTCTATCTGCGGACCGCGCGCGCCGAGGGCGCCGAACTCAGGAGCCGCCTCTTCGTGGACGCGGCGCGGACGTTCGGCGCCGGCACCTGGCCGACGATCTACCGGCACATCCTGCCGATCGCCATGCCGACGCTCCTCACCGTCGCCACCCTCGACTTCTGCTTCGTCATGCTGACCGAGTCGTCGCTGAGTTTCCTCGGCATCGGCATCCAGCCGCCGGACATCAGCTGGGGACTGATGGTCGCCCAGGGACGCCAGTACCTCCAGACGGCCTGGTGGATCGCGGTACTGCCCGGACTCGCCATCGTCCTCACCACCGTGTCGGCCACCGTGCTGGCCGCGTGGGTACGTCTGGCGACGGACCCCGCGCAGCGCTGGCGCCTGACGCTGCCGAGGAAGAAGCGCGAGCAGTCGGCCGCGAGCGACAGTGCGGAGCGGCCCGCCCCGCCGGTGTCCGCGGCGGGTACGGCGAAGACCCCAGAGACCCCCGGGACCCCCGGGACCCCCGAGACGTCCGGAGCCGCGCGGCCCGAAGCGCCGGTCGCCGGGGACGGCGGGAGCCGCCGCGCGCTGGAGGTCGAGCGCCTCAGCGTCGACCTGCGTACGCCCTCCGGCACCGTCCGCGCCCTCGACTCGGTCGGCTTCACCCTCGACAAGGGACGCACCCTCGCGCTGCTCGGCGAGTCCGGCTGCGGCAAGTCGATGACCGCGCAGTCGATCGCCGGGCTGCTGGAACCCGTCGCAGACGTGGTCGGCGGAGCCATCCGCGTCGGCGGCACCGACGTACTGCGGCTGAGCGCCACCGCGCGCAAGCGGCTCGCCGGACCGGTGCTGTCGATCGTCTTCCAGGACGCGCTCACCGCGATGAATCCCGTGCAGAGCGCGGGCAAACAGCTCGGCGAACCGTTCCGGATCCATCGCGGCCTGTCCAGACGCCAGGCGAGGGAGAAGGCGATCGAGCTCATGGAGACCGTCGGCATCCCCGAACCCCGGGCCCGCGCCCGCTCGTACCCGCACCAGTTCTCCGGCGGCATGCGCCAGCGGCTGCTCATCGCGATGGCCGTCGCCCTCGGCCCCGACGTACTGATCGCCGACGAACCGACCACCGCGCTCGACGTCACCGTCCAGGCGCAGATCATGCAGCTGCTGCGGGAACTCCAGGCCGAGCGCGACATGGCGGTCCTGCTGATCACCCATGACCTCGCCGTGGTCTCGGAGCGCGCCGACGACGTCGCGATCATGTACGCGGGCAACGTGGTGGAGACCGGCCCGGTGCGTGCGGTGTTCGCGAATCCCCGACACCCCTACACGAAGGGCCTGCTCGACTCCGTACCCGAACACGCCGAGAGGGGCGGTCCGTTGCCCGCCGTCCCCGGCAGCCCGCCCGAGCTGAGCGCGGTGCCGCCGGGCTGCGTCTTCCAGGCGCGCTGCCCGCTCGCCAGGGAACGCTGCGCCGAGGAACGCCCCCGGCTCGTGACCGACGACGGGGCGGGCCGCGCGGTCGCCTGCCACTTCTCCGAGGAGCTCACCCGTGTCTGA
- a CDS encoding NAD(P)-dependent oxidoreductase, with protein MRARAVRRDPRAALPSDVRLDRVDGEDGLDDLLAGSDVVVLTVPLSAATTGLIGAAQLARMRPHALLINVARGPLVDEDALFDALSGRRTGGAGLDVWWSHPKDGSGGRGCTHPFHTLDHVVMTPHHSGHTRETFVNRAREIADNIGRLTKGEPLTNVVRGGS; from the coding sequence ATGAGGGCACGCGCGGTACGGCGCGATCCGCGGGCAGCCCTGCCAAGTGACGTGCGACTGGACCGGGTTGACGGCGAGGACGGGCTCGACGACCTGTTGGCGGGCTCGGACGTCGTCGTCCTGACCGTGCCGCTGTCGGCGGCGACGACCGGTCTGATCGGGGCGGCGCAGCTCGCCCGGATGCGCCCGCACGCCCTGCTGATCAACGTGGCGCGCGGCCCCCTCGTCGACGAGGACGCGCTGTTCGACGCGCTGTCCGGGCGGCGGACCGGCGGCGCCGGGCTGGACGTGTGGTGGAGCCACCCCAAGGACGGGAGTGGCGGGCGCGGCTGCACCCACCCGTTCCACACGCTCGACCATGTCGTGATGACGCCGCACCACTCCGGCCACACCCGGGAGACGTTCGTTAACAGGGCGCGCGAGATCGCCGACAACATCGGCCGGCTCACCAAGGGCGAGCCTCTGACGAATGTGGTGCGCGGCGGCAGCTGA
- a CDS encoding EF-hand domain-containing protein — MASEFQERKLKGMFAAFDADGDGYLRQQDFVALVARWSRLPGVEPGTELRAGVESLLMGWWAALLEVGDANGDGAVDLDEMLALVDRLPAMVADVTATADTVFDATDTNGDGRISPEEHHRLVETWNGQPVDMTGVFDLLDLNGDGHLSREEFALLWRQFWISDDPAEPGNWLCGRFPEKL, encoded by the coding sequence ATGGCCAGCGAGTTTCAGGAGCGCAAGCTCAAGGGGATGTTCGCCGCGTTCGACGCGGACGGTGACGGTTATCTGCGGCAGCAGGACTTCGTGGCGCTCGTCGCCCGCTGGAGCCGGCTGCCGGGAGTGGAACCGGGGACGGAGCTGCGCGCCGGGGTCGAGTCCCTGCTGATGGGCTGGTGGGCGGCGCTCCTGGAGGTGGGCGACGCCAACGGTGACGGCGCTGTCGACCTGGACGAAATGCTCGCGCTCGTCGACCGGCTCCCGGCCATGGTCGCGGACGTCACCGCGACCGCCGACACGGTCTTCGACGCCACGGACACCAATGGCGACGGCCGTATATCCCCGGAGGAACACCACAGGCTCGTCGAGACCTGGAACGGGCAGCCCGTGGACATGACGGGCGTCTTCGACCTGCTCGACCTGAACGGCGACGGTCATCTCAGCCGCGAGGAGTTCGCGCTGCTGTGGCGCCAGTTCTGGATCAGCGACGACCCGGCTGAGCCGGGCAACTGGCTCTGCGGCCGGTTCCCCGAGAAGCTCTAG
- a CDS encoding oligopeptide/dipeptide ABC transporter ATP-binding protein, with protein sequence MSENTNSGTAPLLEVTGVTKSFRVPRNAAGHNRLTALDGVDLRLGRGETLGVVGESGCGKSTLARVLLLLERPDAGTVRFDGTDPFTLKKKELLAWRRRVQMVFQDPFASLNARMSAADIIGEPWRTHRDVAPTARATRVRELLDLVGLRAADAFRHPNEFSGGQRQRLGIARALALDPDLIVCDEPVSALDLSVQAQVLNLLSDLQRRLQVSYVFISHDLSVVRHVADRVSVMYLGKVIEHGATEEVFDRPVHPYTSALMSAAPALDVSGAPPRGDRVLLRGEIPSPLDPPSGCRFRTRCRYAVDKCAEEPPVSVRDGSHEALCHFPLGIEPVGAGPVAGPASADR encoded by the coding sequence GTGTCTGAGAACACCAACTCCGGGACAGCCCCGCTGCTGGAAGTCACCGGGGTGACGAAGTCGTTCCGGGTCCCGCGCAACGCCGCCGGACACAACAGGCTGACCGCGCTGGACGGCGTCGACCTGCGCCTCGGCCGGGGCGAGACGCTCGGCGTGGTGGGCGAGTCGGGCTGCGGAAAGTCCACCCTGGCCCGGGTGCTGCTCCTGCTGGAGCGGCCGGACGCCGGGACCGTGCGCTTCGACGGGACCGACCCCTTCACCTTGAAGAAGAAGGAACTGCTGGCCTGGCGCCGGCGGGTGCAGATGGTGTTCCAGGACCCCTTCGCCTCGCTCAACGCGCGGATGTCGGCGGCCGACATCATCGGCGAACCGTGGCGCACCCACCGGGACGTGGCACCCACCGCGCGGGCGACCCGCGTACGTGAACTGCTCGACCTCGTCGGACTGCGGGCCGCCGACGCCTTCCGCCACCCGAACGAATTCTCCGGCGGACAGCGCCAACGGCTGGGCATCGCACGCGCGCTGGCCCTGGACCCCGATCTGATCGTGTGCGACGAGCCGGTGTCCGCGCTGGACCTGTCGGTGCAGGCGCAGGTGCTCAATCTGCTCTCCGATCTCCAGCGACGGCTTCAGGTCTCCTACGTGTTCATCTCCCACGACCTGTCGGTGGTCCGGCACGTCGCGGACCGGGTGTCCGTGATGTACCTCGGAAAGGTCATCGAACACGGCGCCACCGAGGAGGTGTTCGACCGGCCGGTGCACCCGTACACCTCGGCGCTCATGTCGGCGGCGCCCGCGCTGGACGTCTCCGGCGCCCCGCCGCGCGGCGACCGCGTTCTGCTGCGCGGGGAGATCCCCTCGCCGCTCGACCCGCCGTCGGGCTGCCGGTTCCGTACCCGCTGCCGGTACGCGGTCGACAAGTGCGCCGAGGAGCCACCGGTGAGCGTGCGCGACGGCTCGCACGAGGCTCTGTGTCACTTCCCGCTGGGTATCGAGCCGGTGGGTGCCGGGCCGGTGGCCGGCCCGGCATCGGCGGACAGGTGA
- a CDS encoding plasmid stabilization protein, translated as MPAGSSRKRERQYEHIKEGAEKRGTPEGRAKEIASRTVNKERARSGEARSASRTSTRDPKSASQRGGERSHRGPQGPTRDQLYAEAKKKNVEGRSSMNKEQLRKAVGR; from the coding sequence GTGCCGGCAGGATCCAGCCGCAAGCGCGAGCGACAGTACGAGCACATCAAGGAAGGCGCCGAGAAGCGCGGTACGCCGGAAGGGCGCGCCAAGGAGATCGCCTCGCGCACGGTCAACAAGGAACGCGCCCGTTCGGGTGAGGCCAGGTCCGCGAGCAGGACGTCCACGCGAGACCCCAAGTCCGCCTCGCAGCGCGGGGGCGAGCGCTCCCACCGAGGCCCTCAGGGACCGACGAGGGACCAGCTCTACGCCGAGGCGAAGAAGAAGAACGTCGAAGGCCGCTCGTCCATGAACAAGGAACAACTGCGCAAGGCCGTCGGCCGCTGA
- a CDS encoding aldo/keto reductase → MDELGIGFVAFSPLGRGVLTGGVRSLDAPPRTTPGAGSRASSRRPSRRTACSWSASSGSRPTRASRSRRWLARLLGQGVVPIPGTRHRSRPDENAAAAHITLSRDELRRLTEALPASEIAGGRDFAPVAEGADR, encoded by the coding sequence ATGGACGAACTGGGCATCGGCTTCGTCGCGTTCTCACCGCTCGGGCGCGGGGTGCTCACCGGCGGCGTCCGGAGTCTCGACGCCCCGCCCCGGACGACGCCCGGCGCCGGCTCCCGCGCTTCCAGCCGGAGGCCTTCGCGGCGAACCGCGTGCTCGTGGAGCGCGTCGAGCGGATCGCGGCCGACAAGGGCGTCACGGTCGCGCAGGTGGCTCGCCCGGCTGCTCGGCCAGGGAGTCGTACCGATCCCCGGCACGCGCCACCGCTCCCGGCCCGACGAGAACGCCGCCGCCGCGCACATCACGCTGTCGCGCGACGAGCTGCGGCGGCTGACGGAGGCGCTGCCCGCCTCGGAGATCGCGGGCGGGCGCGACTTCGCCCCGGTGGCCGAGGGAGCCGACCGCTGA
- a CDS encoding SDR family oxidoreductase, with protein sequence MKITVVGGTGLIGSQVVDKLTAAGHEAVPAALSTGVDLLTGKGLDQALDGAEVVVNLANSPTFDEASLDFFRTSMTNLLAAGEKAGVRHQVILSIVGVDQVPQLDYYRAKALQEELLREGPTPYSIVRATQFFEFMDAVLSWTSDESTVRLPATPIQPMAAADIVDNVVEVATGAPLRGIRDIAGPEVFRLDELGRLTLAARHDGRTVTTDDRAGMFAVITGDVLTPGPDARLSSTRYEEWIRRAAR encoded by the coding sequence ATGAAGATCACAGTCGTCGGTGGCACCGGACTGATCGGCTCCCAGGTCGTGGACAAACTGACCGCCGCCGGGCACGAGGCCGTCCCCGCGGCGCTGTCCACGGGAGTCGACCTGCTCACGGGCAAGGGCCTGGACCAGGCGCTGGACGGCGCCGAGGTCGTCGTCAACCTCGCGAACTCGCCGACCTTCGACGAGGCGTCCCTGGACTTCTTCCGCACCTCCATGACCAACCTGCTGGCCGCCGGCGAGAAGGCCGGCGTACGGCACCAGGTGATCCTCTCGATCGTCGGCGTGGACCAGGTGCCCCAGCTGGACTACTACCGCGCCAAGGCCCTTCAGGAGGAGCTGCTGCGCGAGGGGCCCACGCCGTACTCCATCGTGCGCGCCACCCAGTTCTTCGAGTTCATGGACGCCGTCCTGTCGTGGACCTCGGACGAGTCGACCGTCCGGCTGCCCGCGACTCCCATCCAGCCGATGGCCGCGGCGGACATCGTCGACAACGTGGTCGAGGTGGCGACGGGCGCCCCGCTCCGGGGCATCCGCGACATCGCGGGCCCGGAGGTCTTCCGCCTCGACGAGCTCGGCCGGCTCACGCTGGCCGCGCGGCACGACGGCCGAACGGTGACCACCGACGACCGGGCCGGCATGTTCGCCGTCATCACCGGCGACGTCCTCACGCCGGGGCCGGACGCCCGTCTCTCGTCCACGCGCTACGAGGAGTGGATCCGGCGGGCCGCCCGGTAG
- a CDS encoding potassium channel family protein, with product MSFGSCRARGPRHARPRATITSFPLALWWSVETATTVGYRDLYPVTAPGRVIAGAVMLVGISVFSIVTASLATWFVGSAARRARGVALALEHAESTGETDAARELRALHARFDRLEHLLARGPGNSPEPPG from the coding sequence CTGTCGTTCGGATCTTGCCGGGCTCGCGGTCCCCGGCACGCCCGCCCCCGGGCGACCATCACCTCGTTCCCGCTCGCGCTGTGGTGGTCCGTCGAGACCGCGACCACCGTCGGGTACAGGGATCTGTACCCGGTCACCGCACCCGGCCGTGTCATCGCGGGCGCCGTGATGCTCGTCGGGATCTCGGTGTTCAGCATCGTCACCGCCTCCCTGGCCACCTGGTTCGTGGGCAGCGCCGCGCGCAGGGCCCGCGGGGTGGCGCTCGCCCTGGAACACGCCGAGTCGACGGGGGAGACGGACGCCGCCCGCGAACTGCGCGCCCTGCACGCACGCTTCGACCGCCTCGAACATCTGCTGGCCCGGGGCCCCGGCAACAGTCCCGAGCCACCCGGCTGA
- a CDS encoding snapalysin family zinc-dependent metalloprotease, which yields MHVRKLTGALAAALAVTASLLGGQAVAAPTAEADGALAARVVTYDASGSAEFRSAVDRGAAIWNESVDSVELRPVASGQSANIRVLADNGWPRALTTSLGNGTVWIGRQAVIEGHNTIRISSHELGHILGLPDRKPGPCTSLMSGSSAGTSCTNAYPNAAEKAEVEGYFGGRFAPKAGAVPLNTMIVD from the coding sequence ATGCACGTTCGTAAGTTGACCGGCGCGCTCGCCGCCGCCCTGGCCGTGACCGCTTCCCTGCTGGGTGGCCAGGCCGTGGCCGCTCCCACCGCGGAAGCGGACGGAGCCCTGGCCGCGCGTGTGGTCACCTACGACGCCAGCGGTTCCGCGGAGTTCAGGTCCGCGGTCGACCGGGGCGCGGCGATCTGGAACGAGAGCGTCGACTCCGTCGAGCTGCGGCCCGTGGCGTCCGGCCAGTCCGCCAACATACGGGTCCTGGCGGACAACGGCTGGCCCCGCGCGCTGACCACGTCGCTGGGCAACGGAACCGTCTGGATCGGCCGTCAGGCCGTGATCGAGGGTCACAACACGATCCGCATCTCGTCGCACGAACTGGGCCACATCCTGGGTCTGCCGGACCGCAAGCCCGGCCCCTGCACCAGCCTGATGTCCGGTTCCAGTGCGGGAACCAGCTGCACGAACGCCTACCCCAACGCGGCCGAGAAGGCCGAGGTCGAGGGCTACTTCGGCGGACGGTTCGCGCCGAAAGCCGGAGCGGTGCCGCTCAACACCATGATCGTGGACTGA